A window of Syntrophorhabdaceae bacterium genomic DNA:
GCTGTCTGTCGAGGTGACTTCGTCATCTGTGTTATGCGCAAATGGGCCTGCGGGGCGTCGCCCCCGTCTTGACAAGGAATGTATTTCGAAAAGTGTGCAGGATGAAACGGCGACGTGACCGCTCCTGTATATAATAATGGTAATAGAGAGAGGGAAACATGAGTGAAACAGGAAATAATGATTTGAAGTTGGGAAAGGGAACGGTCAAGAAGCCCCTTGAAAGGGCGAAGGGCACACGGCGTTCCAGACAGGTCCTGCTGGGAACCCTTTTCCTTGGCCTCCTTGTTGCCGGCTGGTTCTATTCGCTCATCGGGTATTTCATCCCCCTGTGCATGGTGGCCGGCGTCGGCCTGGCGGCCGTTCGCGGGAGGAAGTGGTGCAATTGGATGTGCCCTCGGGGTTCTTTTGCGGATACGTATATGAAGGCAATAAGCCCGGGGAGGAAAATGCCCGACTGGCTCAGACAGACGCCGGTGCGGGCCGGGGTTCTTGCATTTCTCATGGCCATGCTTGCCTTCCAGATCGTGCGCCTCTGGCCGGACCCCTATGCCATAGGCAGGTTCTTCGTCATCCTCCTTACCGTCACCAGCATCGTCGGGGTCTTCCTGGCGATTTTCCTTCATCAGCGCGCCTGGTGCTCGATCTGCCCCATCGGAAGCCTTTCCAGCTGGGTCGGCAGGAACCGGTATCAGCTGAAAATGGACAGGGAGGCCTGCATCGAGTGCGGCCTCTGCGCAAAGACATGCCCCATGCAACTTGCCCCCCAGGAGATGAAAGAGGGCAAAACCATGCCTTTCCGCGGCGATTGCCTCAAATGCGGCCTCTGCGTAAAGGGTTGCCCGAAAGAGGCCCTGAGTTTCCCAACATAAAGACGGTTTCACGCTTCATGTTCCAGGTCGAAGACACGTCCAGACCTGATGTTCAAGGCTAAAGGGCTCTCGTTCTTTTTCTGAAACCTTGAAACCTTGAAACCTTCTTTATGCCGTTCTTCCATTCATTGACAAAGCCTCTCAATTACTGTACTATTTGTGGTAATTTACTAAATTTCCTGTGTATTTGGATGAATACCGTACGCGATCTCATGTCAGAACAAGGCCGGGAAAATTCGAGGGTAGAGGTCAACAATCGTAAGTGCCGCAGGTGCTTCTACTGCGTGCAGCTCTGTCCCGCGAAGGCTATCAAGCTCGAGAAGGAATCGATTCGCATCATCCCTGAGCGCTGCATACTTTGCGGTAACTGCATCACCGGGTGCCCGCACCGGGCCATGACCTATCAAAGTGATGCAAGCGCCGTCAGGGACCTCATTGAGGCGAACGAGAACGTCGTGGCCTGTCTCGACCCCGCATTTCCAGCCGTCCTCGACAATGTGACCCCCTGGGGATTCAGCTACGCCCTTAAAGCCCTTGGGTTCAAGGAGGTGTGGGAAGGGGCCATCGGCGCGGAGCTGATTAGCGCGCCTTACCGCAAGCTTCTTGCGGGCGACCTTCAAAAGCCCGTCATATCCTCCTTCTGCCCCGTCATCGTCTCCTACATCGAAAAGTACCTGCCCCAGCTCGTGGGAAACCTCGCGCCTATAGTTTCCCCCATGATAGCGGCGGGAAGGGCAATCAAGAAGGCCAAAGGCGAGGGATGGCGCGTTGTCTATATCTCCCCGTGTCTTGCCCGGATGGGAGAAATGGACTACAAAGAGAACTCTGGCGCCGTCGATAACGTCATCACCTTCCGCGATGTGAGGTTCATGTTCGCCGAGGCGGGCATCAATCCAAGACGTGTCGACGAGGCGCCTTTTGACGGGCCCGTGCCGGCGCTGGGAAGGATCGTCCCTGTCATAGGGGGCCTCAACCGGAGCCTGGGGCACAGCTTCGACGTTCTTGTCGGCGAGGTCAGCGTCGCCTACGGGCGAAGGCGCGTCATGGCCGCATTGAACCAGCTTGCGAGAGGGTCCATCCAGGCCAGGTTCTTCGACCTCGTCTTTTGCGACGGCTGTGTTGACGGTTCCTTTGTCGAGCGCGAGCTTTCCGTGGTGGGACGCAGGCAGATCGTGTCGAGCTACGCCAAGTCCCAGATCGTCCCCATGACGGCGTCGATGCTGCAGCGGACCCTCAGGGACTTCGCCGATGTGGACATCACACGCAACCATGAACCCAACGTTCAGAAACTTCCCGATCCCAGCGAAGAACGGATACGCGCTGTGCTCAAGAAGATAAACAAGCTTCCCCCGCACAACAACCTCGATTGTCGTTCCTGCGGCTACAACACGTGCCGGGAAAAGGCCGTCGCCGTCGTGCAGGGGATATCGGAAGCGGAATACTGCCTGCCGTACCTCCTGGAAGACTCCAAGCGCGTCTACCAGCAGCTTGAAAAGTCCCACAGGGAACTGCAGCAGTCCCATCAGGAGCTTGAGCAGGCGCAGTTCCAGCTCATAAGGACGGAGAAGCTTGCCGCGCTGGGGCAGCTTGCCGCCGGCGTGGCCCACGAGATAAACAATCCCCTCGGGACGATCACCATTTATGCCCACATCCTGGCCAGGTCCCTTGACGCTGATGATCCCAGAAAGGAAGACATCGACCTTATCATCAGCGAGGCGAACAGGACAAAAGAGATCGTCCAGGGGCTGTTGAGCTTTGCCCGGGAGACGAAGCTCAAGCCCGGCGAGACCAACATCAATGACCTCATCGAGGAAACTCTCGGTCTTCTCGTGAATCAGGTCCTCTTTCAGAACATCAAGATAAAAAAGACCTTCGGGGATGACATCCCCATGCTCTTTGCCGATGCGACACAGCTCAAACAGGTTTTCCTGAATATCATGCTCAATGCAGCCCAGGCAATGGCGGGCAAGGGTTCTCTGGTGATCACGACGGCGCACGATGCCGGCATGATCACCGTAAAAATTAAGGACACGGGACCGGGCATTCCGCCGGAGAACGTGGGGAAGCTCTTCAATCCTTTTTTCACCACGAAGGAAAAGGGGACCGGGCTTGGGCTCGCCATTTCGTACGGCATCGTCGAGCGGCATTCCGGACAGATCGACGTTGATACCGAATTGGGAAAGGGAAGCACATTCATCATCACCCTGCCCGTTGACGCTGACAGCGCGGGGATACTGTCTAAGGCCAAAGGATTAGCGGCAAATCAAAATATAAATACAGGGAGAAGGAACTATGGCACAAAAAAGAATTCTCATCATTGATGACGACGTCGACTTCGTTGATCTCAACAAGGCTGTTCTCGAAAACAACGGCTTCGTCGTCGAAACGGCATTCTCCGCCCGGGAGGGTATGGACAAGGTGCAGTTCGAAGCGCCCGACCTCATCCTGCTCGACCTCATGCTGGAGAAACACGACACAGGTTTCAGTTTTGCCAAAGCGATCAAGGCGGATCCCCGCTACAAACAGATCCCCATCCTGATGATCTCCGCTGTTGCCGGCGAGACGGGATATGATTTCTCGCAGGACCAGGACGGCTACTGGATGAAGACCGATGATTTCGTGGCAAAACCGGTGGAACCGGAAGAACTGGTAAGAAGGATAAATGCTCTCATCGAAAGGGCGAAGTAGGTTAATTTTCAGGAATGCCAATGGCTGAATCTGTCAACATCCTGGTTGTCGACGATGAAAAAGGTATCCGCGAAGGATGCCGGAGGATTCTTTCATCGGAAGGGTACAGCGTCGATATCGCGGAAAACGGCAAGATCGCGCTGGACATGGTCAAGGGGAAACCCTACGACCTCCTTCTTGTCGACCTCATGATGCCCGTCATGGGCGGACTTGAG
This region includes:
- a CDS encoding response regulator, yielding MAQKRILIIDDDVDFVDLNKAVLENNGFVVETAFSAREGMDKVQFEAPDLILLDLMLEKHDTGFSFAKAIKADPRYKQIPILMISAVAGETGYDFSQDQDGYWMKTDDFVAKPVEPEELVRRINALIERAK
- a CDS encoding [Fe-Fe] hydrogenase large subunit C-terminal domain-containing protein — protein: MSEQGRENSRVEVNNRKCRRCFYCVQLCPAKAIKLEKESIRIIPERCILCGNCITGCPHRAMTYQSDASAVRDLIEANENVVACLDPAFPAVLDNVTPWGFSYALKALGFKEVWEGAIGAELISAPYRKLLAGDLQKPVISSFCPVIVSYIEKYLPQLVGNLAPIVSPMIAAGRAIKKAKGEGWRVVYISPCLARMGEMDYKENSGAVDNVITFRDVRFMFAEAGINPRRVDEAPFDGPVPALGRIVPVIGGLNRSLGHSFDVLVGEVSVAYGRRRVMAALNQLARGSIQARFFDLVFCDGCVDGSFVERELSVVGRRQIVSSYAKSQIVPMTASMLQRTLRDFADVDITRNHEPNVQKLPDPSEERIRAVLKKINKLPPHNNLDCRSCGYNTCREKAVAVVQGISEAEYCLPYLLEDSKRVYQQLEKSHRELQQSHQELEQAQFQLIRTEKLAALGQLAAGVAHEINNPLGTITIYAHILARSLDADDPRKEDIDLIISEANRTKEIVQGLLSFARETKLKPGETNINDLIEETLGLLVNQVLFQNIKIKKTFGDDIPMLFADATQLKQVFLNIMLNAAQAMAGKGSLVITTAHDAGMITVKIKDTGPGIPPENVGKLFNPFFTTKEKGTGLGLAISYGIVERHSGQIDVDTELGKGSTFIITLPVDADSAGILSKAKGLAANQNINTGRRNYGTKKNSHH
- a CDS encoding 4Fe-4S binding protein, which gives rise to MSETGNNDLKLGKGTVKKPLERAKGTRRSRQVLLGTLFLGLLVAGWFYSLIGYFIPLCMVAGVGLAAVRGRKWCNWMCPRGSFADTYMKAISPGRKMPDWLRQTPVRAGVLAFLMAMLAFQIVRLWPDPYAIGRFFVILLTVTSIVGVFLAIFLHQRAWCSICPIGSLSSWVGRNRYQLKMDREACIECGLCAKTCPMQLAPQEMKEGKTMPFRGDCLKCGLCVKGCPKEALSFPT